In one Myotis daubentonii chromosome 1, mMyoDau2.1, whole genome shotgun sequence genomic region, the following are encoded:
- the LOC132220894 gene encoding olfactory receptor 4F3/4F16/4F29-like, with protein sequence MRIGNHSLVSEIVLVGHTRSLEMQLVLFLVFSVFYVTGVLGNLLIVLTVISDCHLHSPMYFLLANLSFIDMWVSSIAAPKMISDLFKERKVISFQGCIAQMFFIHVIGGTERFNMAFDRYVAICRPLHYLTIMNFRTCILLLVAAWAIGIIHSLIQLVFVVNLPFCGPNEVDSFYCDLPRFIRLACTDTYRLELMITANSGFISLGTFFILIISYIFILVTVWQHSSGGLSKALSTLSAHTSVVVLFFGPCIFVYSWPFPTVPVDKFLAIFDVIITPFLNPAIYTFRNKEMKIAMRRIFSQVLSFRKFF encoded by the coding sequence ATGAGGATAGGAAATCATTCGTTGGTGTCTGAGATTGTGTTGGTGGGACACACCAGATCTTTGGAGATGCAACTAGTCCTTTTTCTAGTTTTCTCTGTATTCTATGTAACAGGTGTTTTAGGAAACCTTCTCATTGTGCTCACAGTGATCTCTGATTGCCACTTACACTCCCCCATGTACttcctgctggccaacctctcctTTATTGACATGTGGGTTTCCTCCATTGCAGCTCCCAAGATGATTTCTGATCTTTTCAAGGAGAGGAAAGTAATCTCTTTCCAAGGCTGCATTGCTCAGATGTTCTTCATTCATGTTATTGGAGGAACTGAGAGGTTCAACATGGCCTTTGACCGTTATGTTGCTATATGTAGGCCTCTTCACTACTTGACCATCATGAACTTCAGAACTTGTATTTTACTCTTAGTGGCTGCCTGGGCCATTGGAATCATCCACTCATTGATCCAACTTGTATTTGTTGTAAACTTACCATTCTGTGGCCCCAATGAAGTTGACAGCTTTTACTGTGACCTTCCACGATTTATTAGGCTTGCTTGCACAGACACTTACAGATTGGAGCTCATGATCACTGCCAATAGTGGTTTCATCTCCCTGGgaacttttttcattttgattatcTCCTATATCTTCATTTTGGTCACTGTTTGGCAACATTCTTCAGGTGGCTTGTCCAAGGCCCTCTCTACCCTGTCAGCTCACACCTCagtggtggttttattttttggtccATGTATTTTTGTGTACTCTTGGCCATTTCCCACAGTGCCAGTGGATAAATTCCTTGCCATTTTTGATGTAATTATCACCCCATTTCTGAACCCTGCCATCTATACATTTAGGAACAAAGAGATGAAGATAGCAATGAGGAGAATATTCAGTCAGGTGTTGAGTTTCAGGAAGTTCTTTTAA